The genome window tattataaattttttgctgaataaaaaaaatcaaaatatttagttttttctaaatagaaaatataacatattagtttttctttattttttaatactaaatagaaataaaatactacaaaaacaaataacttaatacttaacactattaaacattaaagttctatttagaattaagtaaaaaaaaaacatcacctaaattaagaaatatttaatgcATTAGAATCGTTACTaagcatataaattttttaaaataacttgaaaCTCAAAAAGTGAATCAattaacatgaaaattttatgaacaaaagTTGGCCTAAAATGACTATTATTGCTCTTCTATGTAGAATCatattcttcaaatttttcattgaaaaataaactttaaattaagcAAATTAAAACTTGATGTGTTAGATTTATTAATGAGTGTAATAATTTaagcaaaaaataatttgaaactcaatcAGTGACCaactaatacaaaaaatttatagacAAAAATTGGTCCATAAtgactattattattattactattattttgacatgtaatgatatttttatgaattttattattagaGAAATGAACTTCAAAATAAAACTACACTATGtattgaatttaataatttgaaactacTAAAATAGATCTATCCACTACAAAAACTAATAGGTCGAAACTAATAGATTATAAGTTATGACTTTACTTTTTATCctctaatattttatgaattttctcacTAGGTGAATACATTCTAAATTTAGtgagacataattaataattaatttaaattttttttatgaatcttttaatttttaagaataattttgaattcaaaaaataaagccaattaattacaaattaaatcaaaatatttaaaactttgtCCACAATTATATACTACACATGCACATCTAACGAAAACTTTgctcatttatatattaaaaaattaaaaattattttttaaaataaaatattattaataattattatttttaaattataattgttctttttttcttttttctttttaaatgattatGCTTAAGATGTTAATCTTCACATTTTtataacatatactaaaataatatttttataaaaaaatataatttgtgattttagtataatattattatttataatttactaaaactatttatttttttaatttatctgtatttacaaaactatttttaatttttataaaacttcaattaaatttaattaatataattaatatcagTGTTTTAAAAACCGAACTTAATCTGTGACCATCAACCGAGGACCAAACCGGTTTGGTCTACCTATTGAACCATTTGACAATTGAACCGTCCGCGAACCGGCGGAGCCACGATTGAACCGGTGAACCAGGCGGTTTGCCATAAACCGAACAGTTCtttggttaatatttttttcatttttaaatccAAGACAGATGCATTTTGCACGGAAATGAAAAGCCCTAACCCCTCTCCCCTTTGCCCCCATGCCCAACCGTCCCTTGCCCTCTCCAGGAGCCTTCCTCAGCCCCCCACCTTCGGCACCTCTAGCCAGCAGGCTTGCGCCGACACCGACGCCAATGGAAGACAGTGACGCCGATGGACGAATGCGACGTCGACGACTCCACTGACTGGAGTTGTAAATGTTGTTTGGCTTCCTTGTTtactatttaaatatttatcatttgatttatctaattattttatttgatatttgtattatttttaatttctaatttttggaaattctgatttttaaatatgttattttatatttatgattttaatttttaaatttatgaatttaaatttcttaatttcgatttaaatcattttatttatttgaaaataaatttttggttttaaaataagtttttggtttaaaaataaatttaaatttttttaattttaaaataaatatatgattttcaaataaattctgattttttaaatttgtgattttatatttatgaatttaaatttCTGAATTTGATTTGAATCATCTTATtcatttaagaataaattttatgatcttaaaataaatatctaattttcaaatatattttctattatcaaacatatttttgacttttaaataaatatatgattttataaaaaatttatgattttttaaaattctaatattttgaatttatgttttcaattatcaattgaatttatgatattattattatttttaatatttttttaattttaataatatatatacataatatatattatatatttatgatgtcacctATTCAATCGCGGTTCAACACCAATCCAATTCATGATTCATGAACCGATAACTTTTCTAATTTAATGACCAAtccgattctgaaaacattaattaatattacataaattgaatttataatatttttaaaaataacttgccAAACACccctatttttataaaatactaaaaagttattttttgctCTTTTAACAACAGTTTTTAAAGATAAACATTACAAAACATGGCTAAACGGCCCTTAGCTCCTGGGTTTCAGCAAAAGATTCAAAACAGCGCCATCTTGTGGCCTCCGTCAACATGTTTTGTTGCCCAATTTTTGTGTAAGCTCTAAATAATGCTGCTTTCGATTTTCAATTGCTCTGTTCGTGCACTTTTTTTATATGTTGCCATGTAGACAACAGTATAGTTCTTGATCCCCCAATCATACATAATTCTTTGCTCCACTACTAATGCATTACATCAATATCTGTCATTAATTAACTCTACCACACAAATTTCATGCAGCAATTGCCATGATTTTTGTTCACTAAGATCACATACCAACCCCTGCACATGCATACACAACATGAATGCATTCGCTTTTATTGAGAGAATGGTTTCACACATTTGAATGTGGCAACATTGGGAAGCATCTTCAGAGTTTCATTGCTTCAATAAAGGTTTTGAAATTCTTGTAAGAAGATCCGCCTTCGCTTACACTCTTTCTAGTCATTTCCTTCAACTTCTCTGCATTTGCTTTTATACCATCATCAGAGACCAACTTTTCGATCTTCATCTTAATCTCATGCCTCGATATGAGTCCATTTTCATCTGGGTTCAACCCCAACCCCACCTTCCATTTGTCGCATATGTAATTCTGGTCAAGGAATTGATCTCCAACGTAGGGCCAGCATAGGAAGGGGACTCCCATGATTATGCTGTCCATGGTTGAGTTCCAACCGCAATGGGAAAAGAAACATGCAACAGAAGGGTGAGCTAAAACCTCTTCTTGGGGTGCCCACGAAACAATCTTTCCATGGTCAGCTACTCTCTCAATGAAACCATCAGGGTATTCAGCAGCTGACCCATCGGTGAAGTCTGATCGGACAACCCATAAAAATGGCCGCCCTACAAGTTCAATACCAAGTGCTAATTCATTGAATTGGTGCTGGGTTAAGTTTCCGGTGCTGCCAAAAGCAACATAAATGACTGAGCCAGCAGGTTGTTTATCGAGCCAGCCTATGCAAGTTGAATCCTCAGGCCAAAAGTTTGCAGCATAATGACCCGGATCACGACTTGCAGGTAACGGGCCAATTGGTAATAAGTTAGGAATCAAGTCACAAGCAGATGAGTCAAGTTCGTAAACACAGTTGCAAAGAAGCCTCTTGGAAGAATTCATAAATTGAATAGATGTGAGATAAATTCGGAAAACCCACTCTTGTACCTTCAGATCAATTGGCCACTTCCAGGGCAAGCCGTTGCAGCTCAAGACTGGAATACCCTTCGACACGCAGATCAACTCATCTTTCAGAGGAGTTCCTGCAGAGATATTTGAATCATTTCTATCAAAACCAAGAAATTTCTTAGACAACAagttaattttagaaatatgatataaattaaCAAGTTGAAGCCTTAATACCATCAGTACTATTTACGATTCCGGCCTCAATTAGCTTTGGAATATGAAGTGCCAAAGCCCAGATTCCTGCTCCCATAGGACAAAAAAGGACCCCTTCGATTCCCATCTTCTCTGCCACCTCCATTGGCCACCGCTCAAGTGTTATGTCAGCAATAACACAAGTGATCTGCTCATCATCATTCGAGCGGTTGACTTTCTCAATTAAATCCTTCAAATGACCCGGCATGACTCTTGAACTACTTTCTGTTATCTTGAGCAAGTTTTTCCGATCGTCCCCTGGATCCAGACCATCTGGGATAGAGGCTAGCCTTATCCCACTCTGAGCCTCAGCCTCATGTGGGAGTGCAGCCAGCAGTTTAGCATGTATGAAGTCAGAGTTAACAAAGGTGACCTTGATCCCGTGATCAGAAATCCGGTTTGCAAGCCTCATAAGAGGAGCAACATGTCCTTGCGCTGGGAGTGGTATAATCAGCACATGAGGTCGCCTGCCCATGGTCCTTGCTAACTTGCCAACACTTCCACCCTTCTCTTTGCTCTGATCCCAAGCTTCACTAATACTGATACTGTTTTATTATCCTGAGCCCTCCTTGGAACTGTATTTATGAAATTGAGGTGCAAAacttttttccctttcaaaaaACAAAGGGAATATGAAGTCCTCGCTAGCCTTTTTAACAATGAAAACTAGTGGAAGTTCACCGACACCAGGTCTGGAAAACCCTCGTCTCAGAAATGCAAGGAAAGGGAAGAAcgtgaagaatttgaagacctTCACACTTGGATCAAcccttgttttcttcttttctcctcACCTTTCACCTTTCACTCTCAACCGTCTGCCCACACATGCTTCCACATAGCCCTAGCTGCTGCATTATTGGCCTTAGAAACCAGCCGCCAGACCAGCCCAACATGTGGGTTTGAAAAAAATACTTTCCTGAGCTGGAACCCATATATGGGCAAGCCCAACAAAGTCCATCTctgatttatgaatttattttattacctCAAAGCTATAGGTTTGTGGGTCTGGCCCACACTTATTGTGGTGTAATCTCCTATGTGGTTAATTTGTCTTTATAGTGTCTTCTATGGCTCTGGAAGCATATTTAAGAATTTCATTTAGTTGGCTGCGTTTCATCTCACAGTTTTATGACTGTTAACGTTTAAGACAAATACGTATCTCTGTTGTGAGTAAGCTTTTCAGGCAGTGTCCTGGAAAACTAATAGAATTTGGAGGACTGTCTGATTGATCCTAAAGAATTTTAGCTGAGTACAAATGaaatgtggaatttccattatTCTAAGTTTTAAACTTATATTTCACttaacaacctttttttttcctgcatTACCACCTCATATTGGATTGTAGCCATCTTTTCTGtcagttttttcttcttttccagtGTTGCTGATGCATCAAGatatatatcttttgttttATATGATGAGGAAGTCATCATTACGTTTTTCCTTCGTCTTTTTTACATACAAACTCTGATGTAGCTTGAATCTCTTGTCTTTTGCATCATCAGCTGTATTTGTCTGTTTCTGTTATAAACAAGCCTGTATTGATGTTGAGCCCTCCCTTCTACTTTATTTAAGTATTTCATACATTATCTGGAAGCTAAAGTCTGTGGCTCATATCCTTTGTCACTTATCTTGGTATTTTGTCTTTATAAAGTGTCTTCTGTGGCTCTCCATTACAAAGGGTTATGAAAAAGATGTGGTTGTAAGGGTATTCTCTTCTTTTGTCCGGACCTCTTCTTTTGGTGGTAACTTttgttgaaatccaaaaaaaattcaaagagaaaaagagaagaaaaaaaaatgtaggatTTCTTGTTATGAATTCTCTTGAAAATAGGTGCAATACTATTACAATTTAAATAGACCTAataaaagaagataaagacTATTTTACCCTTACTTCTAaagatatagaaaataattccaACATTGTAACtaaataaacaacaaattatttttttgccctttagaaaattttccatCACATAACtccaaaacaaataattttatttttttgtatccaATTTCCTACTATTAGATTAAAGGAATCATTTCATTCACTAtgatgaataaaaaacaaataactatcaaacaaaaaaaaagcataTATGAATAAAAGAAAACGAATACGAAATCAAATACTATGATCAAATTAGAAAAGAATTATGTCATTTATCTTGGTATTTTGTCTTTATAAAGTGTCTTCTATGGCTCACCATTGCCACTTATCAAAAGTTtaattaaaagattatttttgcTCTAATACCAGGTTGAAATCCAAAAAACGatttaaagacaaaaatattgagaaaaaacaaaatttaggatttcttttaaaaataactccaacatcattagaatttaaataaacataataaaagaaaataaaaactattttaatcttgtagaaagaaagaaaataattctaatatagtaactaaatatataataactaaataatacATAATTCTAATATACTAACTAAATATATCAATAACTTCTAATACCTTTTAAGATTGGATACCGTAGATGGGCccttttaaataatatttctttGATGTGATGATGGGTTGgatattttagtaaaatatagTGGGACTTATTTTGGTTCTTTGATTATGAACTAATAATTGGTGATACTCCAAATGCAATATTTGAGTGTATTAATTTTTgctatgattattttaaattatggtTACATCGTAGAGGTCTTTTTCACAAGTATAattgattataaatataattataattttattgtaaGACATTTGATAAAACCTAATACATaatacttaatgatttaagatgagtttaagttaaattatatttaagtcattaaattaattGAGCAAATgtcttcaaattatttttaattttaagttataatatttattatgtgTTAGGAATTTTAGGCTAATCCAATCTATGGTAATCACCTTAGAGGGAGAGGGGCGGGAAGGGGGTGAATAGCGTGATAGTctcttttcacaaatttaaacaagtgaatgaagagacaattatatgcaagtatataataagcaatataaagacaattgcatataaattaaagagtacggaagagagaatgcaaacacaagtgtttatagtggttcagcgCAACCcaacctacatccactctcctctagcttcaatcccaagcttgagttTCCTTTAATCCAAGGCTTCCAacccaagccttcaagcaatacaattggattatggttccaattcaccctcttggacttttggctccaagcaccctttacacttcacAAGAGATATCCCCCTCTTGAAAAACTTTCTCTTAagaatttacaaataaaagatcacacaaaaatcctagcacaagaactttaagctcaaatgatacaagagaaactaggattgaatggtgcactaaagatatgcaagttttgaaataatggtgcactcaaaaatactattccaaggctcaaatataattaagaaagatttgggaaggttaatctttttaaacaatgaagtttggagcctttttatagaagagaaaaaccaaactagTCGTTTGGGGGTttgaccggtcgagctaggggtcgaccggttgactagccgttagcattaaatgcttggcaggtgaccattagcctcaaccggacctcgaccggacctcgaccggtcctcgaccaagaagagaaggccactgggagagagagaaactttttggccttcctcaaccggtcctcgaccagACGAGCGCAACCGGTCCACCGGTTCCTCAAccagttgaaccggttgagccattttttggctcaacacccaatctttttcaacttaaaaccttttaaaacaagtttgaaagatatttaacacaaggttttagttgaaaacatgaaatcattcaattcttaagatatttaaaacaatattacttttggatgattttggtgcataaataaagaatgaaatgcatgaagtcctagtgcaccaacagccttacaaagagatcttatgaagcttgggtcttgaaaaactcttctctttgaggtggtcttcttcttcatgatttctccttgacttgatttgtctttgtgattgccactttggagatcgttttgcctaatcacacttgaaatatgatcattagttctaaaccttgttttgttatcatcaaaatcaagattaaccaaaccatGGTTTCACATTATGATTAATAATTTATGTGATTAGGTCGTTAAGATAATTTACCTAATAAATTTCTCTTACTTAGATAATCTTATGAGAAGCAAACCTTGGCATTCACTCTCACCTTTTACAAAGCTTTACTTCCTTGATTTTCCAAGGGTGCTATCGCTGAAACATGATGGTTTTGGAGGCTATGTTGTTGAATGTCCCAAAACCATATTGGATTAGTTTCACCATCACTTAGAACTCTTGGGTTGGAGCCCATTTGACCATATTATTTTATACttattgttataaaaattaggctaatacaacctagagtaatcaccctagagatggggtgaatagggtgatggtattattttgtaaatttaaattatatgaatgcaagaaacaattatatgcaaatatataataaaacaatataaagacaattgcatataaaataaaagagtagggaagagagaatgcaaacacaagatttttatagtggtttaacGTAACCCAGCTTACATCCACTCtcttctagcttcaatcccaagcttaaGGTTCCATTAATTTAAGGTTTTCAAACCAAgtcttcaagcaatacaattggattatggtttcaaCCActatcttggacttttggctctaagcaccctttacaatctCCAAGAGATatctcactcttgaacaacccttCAAGTGACactccacacttgagaatccctaagtgatacttCACACTTAGATTTTTAATCTCAAAGATTTAAAGAagaatcctagtacaaaactttaagctcaaatgtaCAAGAAAAACTGGGATTGAAAGGTGTACTagtgatatgcaagttttagaacaatggtgcactaaaaaatactcttccaatgctcaaatatatttaattaaggTTTAGGAAGTTAAaactcttgaaacaatgaagattgaagctttttcataaaagaaaaaaaccaaattagGCATTAGGGGTTCTTTCGGTCGAGCTCCGATTCaatcggttcactagccgttagcatttaatgcatgacagatGACCATTGGACCTCGACCGTCCCTTAACCACCCATCGATTGGACCTTGACTGGTTGAAAAAGCATTCTAGAATAAATATAAGGTTTTTGCACCATTCAATCGATTGAGCTAAACGAGTCGACTGGTTTCTCGTCTGGTTCAACTGGTTGAGTCGTTTTTTGCTCAACAACcatcatttttaacttaaaacctttttaaaaggtttagaaaatatttgacacaaggttttagttgaaaacatgaaatcatccagaGAGAAGAACTCATGGAAAATATAGAATGAATGAAACTAAGGGATCAAGACACATCCAAAGAAGGATGAACAATGAACCCCAAAAGAAGATAGAAAACCCCTCACAATCTAACCCAATTTGTTTTAAGTGTGGTAAGGTAGACCACTAATAAGAAAGATTGTAaggttaaaaagaaaattaataacttaaacatTTCAAAAGACTTAAAAGACATGCTTTGCAAAGTAATATTAAACTCCTCAGAATTTGAATCAAGGACTGGTTCAAATAATGCAAGGAAAGGGAAGACCGTCCGCCCACACATATGCTTCCACAGCTTCACAAACATAGCCCTAGCTGCTGCATTATTGGTCTTAGGAACCAGCCGCCAGACCAGCCCAACAAATCATATTGGGTTGTAGCCATCTTTTCTGtcagttttttcttcttttctaggGTTGCAGATGCATCAAGatatatatcttttgttttATATGATGAGGAAGTCATCATCACCTTTTTCGTTCGTCTTTCACATACAAACTCTTATGTAGCTTGAATCTCGTCTTTTACATCATCAGCCGTATTTGTCTGTTTCTGTTATAAACAAGCCTGTACTGATGTTGCTGAGCCCTCCCTTCTACTTTATTTATGTACTTCATACATTATCTGGAAGCTAAAGTCTGCGGCTCATTTCCTTTGTCACTTATCTTGGTATTTTGTCTTTATAAAGTGTCTTCTCCCGAgaaatcggcgatatatcggcgatttttcccgctttcgaggggatttgaaccccaaaccaaaagaATATATTGTGCACTAAActtatatatacttaaactcattatataaagaaaatattaaaagaatattttaaagagcaaattaattataattattttataattaaatacaaaattttcttttaattgattaccaaaaatataaaaattatataattttcttcataatgtttttaatatcattaataattaattaaatattaaaaaaaatttatatatatatatatatatatatcataatttattttatattgtttaatacaattaaattaaatggatcataattttaatattaatatatattttaaaattagacatattataatcaaatatcataatagtagatgtaatttaataataaatgtacacttataaaattcatatttttatcgatgcatacgatattattatcaaatatgataaatcatgttatacatatatcaaaatttttcaataaaataactttaaaatgtctattatacttctaattatattattatgaggttttccttacatttttatgagtttttaataattttaagtctaccgatatttttttccaaaatatccgccgatatatctccaatatatccgatatatacgtaaaatcgaagtaccgatattttcatccttggttacATCTTAGAGGTTTTTTTTCATAAGTATAattgattataaatataattataatattattataagacatttgataaaacttaatacataatacttaatgatttaagatgcgtttaagttaaattatatttaagtcattaaattaattgaacaaatatcttcaaattatttttaattttaagttataatattgaTTATGATTAATAATTTATGTGATTAGGTCGTTaagataatttttctaataaatttctTTCACTTAGATAATTTTATGAGGAGCAAACCCTGGCATTCACTCTCACCCTTTTACAAAGCTTTACTTCCTTGATTTTCTAAGGGTGCTATTGCTCAAACATGATGGTTTTGGAAGCTATGTTGTTGAATGTCCCAAAACCGTATTGGATTAGTTTCACCATCACTTAGAACCCTTGGGTTAGAGCCCATTTGACCATATTATTCTAcacttatttttagaaattgttttgaagttaaaaaaaaaaaagttacagtttttattttctaaaaacaatggTGTTTAgcaactttgtttttaaaaacactttttaaaaaattttaaaaaaaaattggataattttttttaatatttcgattttataaaaaaaatcatagacttaatgtatataatattaattaaatttaattcaagccTTGTGTAGACCCCTTTTATTGGAGGGACCCGGGGgggagagttttttttttttttttctctctctcttttgggcatttcttttttttaacaaaagggGGGGACCAACTGCAGGAGAGGAGGAGGAGCAGGGATGGCCATAATTTGAGGGGTCATGCCTGCTAATGAGGACACAGGAGAGTGGGTGAGAGAGACAGGAGGGTCTTGAGGTTAGGAGGGAAGCTGGTTGGAGGTAGCCTGAAGGTATGACTGCTATGAATGCTTGGGTTTTTCTTCATTGGAGCATaatctctctctgtttttctagattttttttttatgtggatCGTTTGGCTCTGTGTTTAGTTTTATGGTTTATGCTTGGTTGCT of Vitis vinifera cultivar Pinot Noir 40024 chromosome 17, ASM3070453v1 contains these proteins:
- the LOC100248406 gene encoding UDP-glycosyltransferase 83A1, which produces MGRRPHVLIIPLPAQGHVAPLMRLANRISDHGIKVTFVNSDFIHAKLLAALPHEAEAQSGIRLASIPDGLDPGDDRKNLLKITESSSRVMPGHLKDLIEKVNRSNDDEQITCVIADITLERWPMEVAEKMGIEGVLFCPMGAGIWALALHIPKLIEAGIVNSTDGTPLKDELICVSKGIPVLSCNGLPWKWPIDLKVQEWVFRIYLTSIQFMNSSKRLLCNCVYELDSSACDLIPNLLPIGPLPASRDPGHYAANFWPEDSTCIGWLDKQPAGSVIYVAFGSTGNLTQHQFNELALGIELVGRPFLWVVRSDFTDGSAAEYPDGFIERVADHGKIVSWAPQEEVLAHPSVACFFSHCGWNSTMDSIIMGVPFLCWPYVGDQFLDQNYICDKWKVGLGLNPDENGLISRHEIKMKIEKLVSDDGIKANAEKLKEMTRKSVSEGGSSYKNFKTFIEAMKL